The DNA sequence ATCCAGATATTCTTTCTAATTCTTCCTCTTCTTTTACCTTTAATGATTCAATTTCTTCCTCTTTTTTTATAAGAGTTAATTTCTTCTTTTCAATATTTTCTTCTTTTTCCTCAATTTTTGCGATTTTATTATCTAATTGTTCCTCTTTTTTTATAAGTCTTCTTTCTTTTATTTGAAGTTCTCCATTTGCCAATTTTATTTCTTTTTCAGCTTCTTCTTTTATTTTATAAGACTCATCTTTTGCTTTAATTATTGCTTCTTTTTTTATCGTACCTGCCTCTTTTTTTGAATCTTCAATTATTATTTTTGCTTTATCTTTTGCAGAGTTTATCTCTTTTTCTATCTCTTCAAGCTCTCCTAATTTTGCATCTACTACTTTTTTTCTTAGAAGATAGCCAATTACTCCTCCTAAACCTGCTGCTAAAACAGATGCCACAACTATAGCTACATAAATAATTTAAATCACCTCCTATATTTTATATTAAGTACAATTGTATAACTTTTATTAGAATTTGTCAATATAATAATTATTTTTTAGATTTATTTCACTATTTAAATAGATTATTTTAAATATTAACATTTTTTTTGTTATATTATATACTCTAATTTTTGATACTATATTTTTCTTCTTATATAAAATTTCTCCAGTAATATTATCTCTTAATATATTTTGATAATTATATATTAAAAAACTATCTCCTATTTCTAAATAATCAGAAAATCTGTTTTCTGCATAAATATATTTATCATCTTTTTTTAATATTTTTATCCCTTTTCTATATTTTTTTTCTTTTTGATAATATTTTTTCAATTCTTTTTGAACTTCCTTATTATCTATTATATATTTTGCTATATTATATATTCCATTAATATCATTTGTATCTTTATATATTCTAAATAAACTTAAATATATCTTTTGAGATTTATTTAAATTTAAAGCTTTTTTTAAATTTATTTTTGCTAATTTAAAATTATTATTATCTGCAAATATTAGACCAAGTCTATAATAATATTGATAATTGGCTGGAAATATTTCTATTGCCTTTTTTAAATTTAAAATTGCATTTTCTACCTTTCCACTCTTTAACATCTCAATTGAATTGAAAAATAGTTTATCTGCTTCTTTTCTCAATATTGAAATTTTTTCTATATATTCACTATTACCATATTTATTTAAAATTAAATTAATCTTTTTATTTTTAAATAAAAATTCTAAAAAATCTTTTTTATATACAGATTTTTCATCTAATTTTTCATATATTTCAATTGATTTTTTAATATCATTTTGAGAAATAAAAAAATATAAAAGTTTAGATTTTATACTCTCATCTCCGTTAGTTTTCAAATCTTCAAATTTTTCAGTTCTATCTTTTTTCTCACTGTTTATATACTCTATTTCATAAAGTAATTCCATTGCTTTATAATATTCAGGAAATTTTTTCAATACTTTTTTTAATAAAAATTCTGATTTTTTATACTCTTTATTTTTATAATAATTTTTTGCAAGATTATAATTCTTATAAATATTTTTATTTTCAGTTCCATTACTAAATACTGAAATTAATATAAAGAATAATATAAAAAAACTTTTTTTATTGATTTTTTTTAAAAAAATTAATGAATCATTCTTTTGAAAAATATGAACAAATCTACAGATTTTCTTAACCAATTTCAACAAATTTATTTTTTTAATATACTTAAGAAACATCGTGAAGTTCTTCCTCTATTATATTTTTTTTATCATTTGGTAAAGGTTGCTCTAATATTTTTTTTAATATTTCTTTGCCTTTTTCAATATTTCCCTTTACTAAATATAAAAGTGCCATTTTATATTTAGTTTCCGTATATTCTGCTTCTAGTCTTTCATATAATTTCTCTTCTTCATCTTTTAACTCTTCTTCACTTAACTCTTTTAAATAGTTTTTATAATATCCTGAATTATATGGTTCTTTTTCAGATGCAATTAAAAAATTTGTTTTACTTTTTTCTATTTCTCCTAATTTATTATAAACTTTCCCCAAATAATTATATAAAGCTGATGTTCTAAATCCATTATCATGAGCCATAACAAAATATTTTTTTGCTAATTTATACTCTTTTTTATAATAATAAATAGCTCCTAATAAATAGTTAGCATAATTATTTGTTGGTTCTATCTCTACTACTTTTTTCCAACATTTTATCGACTCATCCATTTCCCCTTGTTTATAAGCAATTTCTCCTAAATTATAGTAAACTGCAGGATTTTCCCACCCTAATTCTATAATTTTTTTATAATATTTTTCTGCTTCATCTAAAATCTTAGCTTGTGTATACATCTGTGCCAAAAGATATAGAATTGAAGTATCTTCTGGAACTAATTTATTTGCCTTTTTAAAATTATTAATTGCTTCTGCTGTCATTCCCTGAAAAGAATAACATATCCCTATTTTCTTTAGTAATTCT is a window from the Haliovirga abyssi genome containing:
- a CDS encoding tetratricopeptide repeat protein yields the protein MIIIKEELDENKKEGKKERALKLGDFYEKEGLYDEAIKNYELYMFYEDESKIGSELLKKIGICYSFQGMTAEAINNFKKANKLVPEDTSILYLLAQMYTQAKILDEAEKYYKKIIELGWENPAVYYNLGEIAYKQGEMDESIKCWKKVVEIEPTNNYANYLLGAIYYYKKEYKLAKKYFVMAHDNGFRTSALYNYLGKVYNKLGEIEKSKTNFLIASEKEPYNSGYYKNYLKELSEEELKDEEEKLYERLEAEYTETKYKMALLYLVKGNIEKGKEILKKILEQPLPNDKKNIIEEELHDVS
- a CDS encoding tetratricopeptide repeat protein — translated: MFLKYIKKINLLKLVKKICRFVHIFQKNDSLIFLKKINKKSFFILFFILISVFSNGTENKNIYKNYNLAKNYYKNKEYKKSEFLLKKVLKKFPEYYKAMELLYEIEYINSEKKDRTEKFEDLKTNGDESIKSKLLYFFISQNDIKKSIEIYEKLDEKSVYKKDFLEFLFKNKKINLILNKYGNSEYIEKISILRKEADKLFFNSIEMLKSGKVENAILNLKKAIEIFPANYQYYYRLGLIFADNNNFKLAKINLKKALNLNKSQKIYLSLFRIYKDTNDINGIYNIAKYIIDNKEVQKELKKYYQKEKKYRKGIKILKKDDKYIYAENRFSDYLEIGDSFLIYNYQNILRDNITGEILYKKKNIVSKIRVYNITKKMLIFKIIYLNSEINLKNNYYIDKF